A portion of the Apus apus isolate bApuApu2 chromosome 3, bApuApu2.pri.cur, whole genome shotgun sequence genome contains these proteins:
- the VSX1 gene encoding LOW QUALITY PROTEIN: visual system homeobox 1 (The sequence of the model RefSeq protein was modified relative to this genomic sequence to represent the inferred CDS: deleted 1 base in 1 codon) — protein sequence MPGRAEPSGGRAAAGPVAVPVPAAPGAAARPGGAGLRAKGFAITDLLGLEAELQLSPGPPPASGYEGGGALGLGLGLLCGLGGAGAPCLLPAPLPLLPARGPRPLPGPPPTARLHKENISDEDSLSGDASDLKMSTSQIKRKKRRHRTVFTAHQLEELEKAFNEAHYPDVYAREMLAVKTELPEDRIQVWFQNRRAKWRKREKCWGRSSVMAEYGLYGAMVRHSIPLPESIINSAKSGLVGSCAPWLLGMHKKSMEVSRKAERQEKLADGWRAEQEEEELKGKQASSQRGSDKLDSAKDSEDTAIDLSRTAKHEKRGVLRQCINGDPPMEQKDRDY from the exons ATGCCGGGCCGGGCGGAGCCGTCGGGGGGAcgcgcggcggcggggcctgTGGCGGTGCCCGTCCCGGCGGCACCGGGGGCGGCGGCGCGTccgggcggcgcggggctgcgggccaAGGGCTTCGCCATTACCGACCTGCTGGGGTTGGAGGCCgagctgcagctgagccccgggccgccccccgccaGTGGCTACGAGGGCGGCGGGgcgctggggctggggctggggctgctgtgcgGCCTGGGGGGGGCGGGTGCCCCGTGCCTgctgcccgccccgctgccgctgctgcccgcccgcggcccccgcccgctccccgggCCGCCGCCCACCGCCCGCCTCCACAAGGAGAACATCTCCG ATGAGGACAGCCTGTCTGGGGACGCCAGCGACCTGAAGATGTCCACCTCCCAGATCAAGAGGAAGAAACGCCGGCACAG AACGGTGTTCACAGCTCACCAGCTAGAGGAACTGGAGAAGGCTTTCAATGAAGCTCACTACCCTGATGTCTATGCCCGGGAGATGCTGGCAGTGAAGACAGAGCTGCCGGAGGACAGGATACAG GTTTGGTTTCAGAACCGAAGAGCCAAGTGGCGGAAGCGGGAGAAATGCTGGGGCCGGAGCAGCGTGATGGCTGAGTATGGCCTCTATGGGGCCATGGTGAGGCACTCCATCCCTCTGCCCGAGTCCATCATCAACTCTGCCAAGAGTGGGCTGGTGGGATCCTGCGCCCCGTGGCTACTGG GCATGCACAAAAAGTCCATGGAGGTGAGCAGGAAGGCGGAGAGGCAAGAGAAGCTGGCAGATGGCTGGcgagcagagcaggaggaggaggaactCAAAGGGAAGCAGGCCAGTTCCCAGAGGGGCTCTGACAAGCTTGACTCTGCAAAAGATTCAGAGGACACAGCCATCGACCTCTCCAGGACAGCCAAGCACGAGAAGAGGGGTGTACTGAGACAGTGCATCAATGGGGAC CCCCCCATGGAACAGAAGGACAGGGACTACTGA